CATTTGGCGAATCATTTGGGCAATCACGGGGATCAGAATTTGGGCAATCACGGGGGATTGCCCCTACATCGGGATATTGCATGGATTTTTTTTCAATGATGCCATGGATATGATCGGGCATTACGATGAATGCATGAATATCGAAATCAATATAATATTGGGGAATTTCATTCCATACGGTTTCCACCATTAGCCCCGCATCACTTAAAATCATTTTTCGATCTATAATTTTTCCAAATAAACATTCTCGGTCTTGTGTGCACATTGTGATAAAATAAAATCCTGCCTGCGTATAATCATATCCTTTCAATCGAATAGATCGTCGGTGATGAATGGCAGGATTATAAGTCATACAGCTACTCTCACTTCACCGCTCATTAGCTTTGGCAATAGATTGTCGCGGAGTTTTTCGAGTGTCGGGGCACGATGCCTCGTGCCCTTACTACGGAGAGCATTCATACGGCTACTCTCACTTCGCCGCTCATTAGCTTTGGTAATAGATTATCGCGGAGTTTTTCTAGTGTGCGGATTTGTATACAATTAGTAATTACTTTATCATCAATAGGTTTTACTTCTTTTTGAAAATTCTCGATTTCGTCTTGCGGAGGAATTACAACGTTAAGTTCTTCAAAATCGTTCTTACTTATAGAACCAAAGACAGTTCCGGTATCATTAAATTGTTTAATTTCTTTCATTAACGATTTTAATTTAAAATAAGTATAAGTATAATATGTATTATCCTTTCCGTATCTAAACGCAGCAACTCCTCTTCCAATGCAACATTTTTCTAATGCCATATTCTGCGCGCCAACAGGAGCACGAACACTAATCAATGTATCATATTTTTCTGCATATCGTGTAGGATTCGTTGTATAGATTCTATTTGAAGGAAAACGAAATTCAAAATCTGCGTTGCCTTGAAACATTGGAACACCATTACCTTCTTCATTATAACTTTCACCCGGAGGAGATTGACCCATCGTAAAATCAAATTCATCTCCCAACTTTCCTATCTTCCATTGTTCATTATTCATTACAAATTGTTCATTAAACAAAGTCTCCGCCATTGCTTCTAGTGTTTTGTTTTGGCGATGGAGTAAATCTATTTTATCATCAAGACTTGATAGGATAGCGGCTATCGCGCGTTGTTCGGGGAGAGGGGGGAGGAGGATTTCTAGGTTTTACAACCAAATTGATTGATGGCATTGTAGAATGCCCCAACAGCAATCATGCATTGTATCTCTTAGAGATTCTGACAAAAATAAAAAGATAAAAAACGGGAATACACTAAATTATCCATTGACCGAACTCTTAATAAACGTCCTGAAAACATCCAACCGTTTTCTTTTTTATGGACATACGCGGAACGGTCTACAGAACCAACACGACTAAAAACTATATCACCTTCTTTCAAAATATATTTTTTTAATCTATCCTTATCTTCATCGCTAACTAAAGGAAGATTATTGTGGATAATTCTATTATCCCCCAAATGCTCAACGGTAATTATAGGAGTTCCTTTTAATTTATAGTCACTCATATGTAATTGACTACCAAATGGTCCGGTTTGGATTTCCGCCACATCCCCTAATTTACATTCTTTCCAATCTTTCATCTATTTATTTCCAATTGATTATTTACCATTATCCGTCACAATATCTTACGAATCTTTCTCTGGATCAGAACTACTTCAAATACTTCCTGTT
This Leptospiraceae bacterium DNA region includes the following protein-coding sequences:
- a CDS encoding restriction endonuclease subunit S — protein: MLLPPLPEQRAIAAILSSLDDKIDLLHRQNKTLEAMAETLFNEQFVMNNEQWKIGKLGDEFDFTMGQSPPGESYNEEGNGVPMFQGNADFEFRFPSNRIYTTNPTRYAEKYDTLISVRAPVGAQNMALEKCCIGRGVAAFRYGKDNTYYTYTYFKLKSLMKEIKQFNDTGTVFGSISKNDFEELNVVIPPQDEIENFQKEVKPIDDKVITNCIQIRTLEKLRDNLLPKLMSGEVRVAV
- a CDS encoding restriction endonuclease subunit S, with translation MKDWKECKLGDVAEIQTGPFGSQLHMSDYKLKGTPIITVEHLGDNRIIHNNLPLVSDEDKDRLKKYILKEGDIVFSRVGSVDRSAYVHKKENGWMFSGRLLRVRSMDNLVYSRFLSFYFCQNL